Genomic window (Nitrospira sp.):
ATAGAAGCGACCAAACGCCTTGAAATCTCCGCTTAGCAAATGGGTCGCACGGACACTGATCGCCGCCCAGAGAATGGGACGGTCGTTCTCTGGGAGTTTCGCCAAGATCGACAGCTCTCCCTGTGGCGGCAAGACCGACACCACCTCGACGGAGCGACACAACTGTTCTAACTCTGCCTGTTGCTGCCCTGATGAGAGATTCCGCTTCGCCTCCTCCAGGGCATATGCCGACGTTACCAACTGCGTACGCGGCAGTGTAAATAACGTGCGAAGAGGAGTCTCGACACGGTAGGCCGCAGAGAACAGGACGTTGGCATCAAGAAAGACCCGGTCCACGGACTAGGAACGAACCGGCTTGTAGTGAGGAATCTTTCGAACGTCGAGGCCCATCTTCCGAACGGCCTCTTTGGCCCGCGCGTAGTCCTTCGGACCGACTGCATTGGAGAGAAGAAACTCCGCCTGCCGTTCCGGGGTATACATCTCGAGGGGAAATGCGGCAGCCGGTCGAATCAGAACGCCTTCGGCCCGTTCCTCGGCAATCACGAGCGACCCCTCCGTGATACCAAAACGGCGCCGCAGCAAGGCCGGAATCACCACAGCCCCTCGTTTGCCGACCTTGCTCGTTTCTGCGGGCATGACGCCTCCA
Coding sequences:
- a CDS encoding AbrB/MazE/SpoVT family DNA-binding domain-containing protein — encoded protein: MPAETSKVGKRGAVVIPALLRRRFGITEGSLVIAEERAEGVLIRPAAAFPLEMYTPERQAEFLLSNAVGPKDYARAKEAVRKMGLDVRKIPHYKPVRS